The following are encoded in a window of Campylobacter concisus ATCC 51562 genomic DNA:
- the mgtE gene encoding magnesium transporter: MSQELEEAKELIDQHLDENLEDNELSPYELAQHLKTLKKHDEELFAHYLEKLDPEILGDVAIELPDHMLKDVIEQLPAEKIVEALEELESDDATDLLQYIEDIDEDKARELFNELDRENQNEILRLRSYEEDRAGAHMQTELFSAHLEEKLGNAVARLRREKQEGKLENISQLFIIDKNGVLQYAIPLEDLILFDFTKTLKQNIESAQIDHYKPHVANDMDLMQNVADMFQEYDLNVIAVTSSTGILLGRITSDDIHDYIQESATEQIYNLAGVDDESEEDDTLFKAGRGRAVWLGVNLLTALFSSSIIGLFDETIAAYVALAVLMPIVASMGGNTGTQALAVTVRRLALGEIEFKDAKNVLKREVSISLINGLIFGVVMGIIASVWFDKGMLGVVIGLSMVTNLFFAGFFGTIIPLTLRRFNIDPAVGSAVILTTFTDAIGFFSFLGLAKWILL; the protein is encoded by the coding sequence TTGAGCCAAGAACTAGAAGAAGCAAAAGAGCTGATAGATCAGCATTTAGATGAAAATTTAGAAGACAATGAACTCTCGCCTTACGAGCTAGCCCAGCACCTAAAAACACTTAAAAAGCACGACGAAGAGCTTTTTGCTCACTATCTTGAAAAGCTAGATCCTGAAATTTTAGGTGATGTTGCTATCGAGCTACCTGATCACATGCTAAAAGATGTGATCGAACAACTTCCAGCCGAAAAGATCGTAGAAGCACTTGAAGAGCTAGAGAGTGATGATGCGACTGATTTGCTTCAATACATCGAGGACATTGACGAGGATAAAGCTAGAGAGCTCTTTAACGAACTTGATAGAGAAAACCAAAATGAAATTTTAAGACTTAGAAGCTACGAAGAAGATAGAGCCGGTGCGCACATGCAAACAGAGCTTTTTTCGGCTCACCTTGAAGAAAAGCTTGGCAATGCAGTAGCAAGACTTAGACGAGAAAAGCAAGAAGGTAAGTTAGAAAATATCTCACAGCTTTTTATCATCGATAAAAATGGAGTTTTACAATATGCTATTCCGCTTGAAGATCTTATACTTTTTGATTTTACAAAGACGCTAAAGCAAAATATCGAGTCAGCGCAGATCGATCACTACAAGCCACATGTTGCAAATGATATGGACCTTATGCAAAATGTCGCTGATATGTTTCAAGAGTACGATTTAAATGTTATCGCAGTTACAAGTAGCACTGGAATTTTACTTGGTCGTATCACGTCTGATGACATCCATGACTACATTCAAGAGAGTGCAACTGAGCAAATTTATAACCTAGCCGGCGTTGATGACGAGTCAGAAGAGGACGATACGCTTTTTAAGGCTGGTCGTGGTCGTGCGGTTTGGCTTGGTGTAAATTTACTAACAGCTCTTTTTAGCTCATCCATAATCGGACTTTTTGACGAGACAATCGCAGCCTATGTCGCTCTTGCTGTTTTAATGCCAATAGTTGCGTCAATGGGTGGAAATACTGGCACACAAGCGCTTGCCGTTACGGTTCGCCGTTTAGCACTTGGTGAGATCGAGTTTAAAGATGCCAAAAATGTCTTAAAACGTGAGGTTAGTATTTCACTCATAAATGGACTAATCTTTGGTGTGGTAATGGGCATAATCGCCTCTGTTTGGTTTGACAAAGGTATGCTTGGCGTTGTTATCGGGCTTAGCATGGTTACGAATTTATTCTTTGCTGGCTTTTTTGGCACGATCATACCTTTGACGCTAAGGCGCTTTAACATAGATCCTGCAGTCGGTTCAGCCGTCATTCTTACTACTTTTACTGATGCGATAGGATTTTTTAGCTTTTTAGGACTTGCAAAATGGATACTACTATAA
- a CDS encoding NUDIX domain-containing protein: MDTTITNLEILPLGESKYLKPFKMKFMQNGVQRDWDCVKVMNSVSIFLYHEQKDAFLFVKQFRPAVWYSQEKEGIKTNEQGFTYELCAGLMDKGLSEEQTAREEAIEEVGYELKEIERITMTYGAFGFGGNMQTMFYAKIDESMKVNSGGGVDGEDIELVFIKREDMMKFAFDESKVKGFGLIFAYLWWEKFKS, encoded by the coding sequence ATGGATACTACTATAACTAATTTAGAAATTCTGCCTCTTGGTGAATCAAAATACCTAAAGCCATTTAAGATGAAATTTATGCAAAATGGTGTCCAAAGAGATTGGGACTGCGTCAAGGTGATGAATAGTGTTAGTATTTTTTTATATCACGAGCAAAAAGATGCCTTTTTGTTCGTAAAGCAGTTTCGCCCGGCTGTTTGGTACTCACAAGAGAAAGAAGGCATCAAAACAAATGAGCAAGGCTTTACTTACGAGCTTTGCGCAGGGCTTATGGATAAAGGACTAAGCGAAGAGCAAACAGCCAGAGAAGAAGCGATCGAAGAAGTAGGCTATGAGCTAAAAGAGATAGAGCGTATCACGATGACATACGGTGCTTTTGGCTTTGGAGGCAATATGCAAACGATGTTTTACGCAAAGATCGATGAGAGTATGAAGGTAAATTCTGGTGGTGGCGTCGATGGCGAAGATATCGAGCTTGTTTTCATAAAACGAGAAGATATGATGAAATTTGCCTTTGACGAGAGCAAAGTCAAGGGCTTTGGGCTCATCTTTGCTTATTTGTGGTGGGAGAAATTTAAAAGCTAA
- a CDS encoding menaquinone biosynthesis decarboxylase has translation MDYIKLLKENNLLRVIDEPTDIDLEIAHASYIEVKREGSQALLFTNPICKKTGRKFAPVLTNIYGSKHALELIFGLKPNEIADEIEKLLKPKKPRNLKEKLDFLTYLFNMRKIFTKRLKGEGECQQVKFIGEDADLLSLPALKTWPHDGGAFITMGQVYTQSLDGALQNLGMYRLQIYDKNRLGMHWQIHKDGANFFHEYKRAGKKMPVSVAIGGDPLYIWCGQAPLPKGIFELLLYGFIRKEPAKLVKSLTNEIYIPYDADYVIEGFVDTAKCELEGPFGDHTGFYTPIEPFPVMDVTAITSKREPIFHATVVGKPPLEDKYMGWATERVFLPLLRTTVPELLDYNMPENGVFHNLILAKINTLYPAHAKQAMHAFWGVGQMSFVKHAIFVGADAPELKDYDEFTSFVLNRFGSQSVLISQGVCDQLDHASPNSCFGGKLGVDATQDFCKFSPVVLNDSELLAKFQSVTPNVKELKQFKVDTKTPICVVKFKKDCVVKDLFDKLLTFREFFKLLIVVDMQNHLENPYMLLWRVTNNIDALRDIFIDGENFCVDATSKDECEGYTRGWPLQTDCDREVVADLIKRGIVKDESELFKKFEIFG, from the coding sequence ATGGACTACATCAAGCTTTTAAAAGAAAATAATCTACTTCGTGTTATCGATGAGCCAACAGATATCGATCTTGAGATCGCGCATGCAAGCTATATCGAGGTCAAGCGTGAGGGCTCGCAAGCGCTACTTTTTACAAATCCTATCTGCAAAAAAACTGGGCGTAAATTTGCCCCAGTGCTTACAAATATCTATGGCTCAAAACACGCACTTGAGCTTATCTTTGGGCTAAAGCCTAATGAGATAGCAGATGAGATAGAAAAGCTTTTAAAGCCCAAAAAACCTCGTAATCTCAAAGAAAAGCTTGATTTTTTAACCTATCTTTTTAATATGAGAAAAATTTTTACTAAGAGATTAAAAGGCGAGGGCGAGTGCCAGCAGGTCAAATTTATAGGCGAAGATGCTGACCTTTTGAGCCTACCTGCGCTAAAGACATGGCCGCATGATGGCGGTGCCTTTATTACAATGGGGCAGGTTTATACGCAAAGCTTGGACGGCGCTTTGCAAAATTTAGGTATGTACCGCCTACAAATTTATGACAAAAATCGCCTTGGCATGCACTGGCAGATACACAAAGACGGCGCAAATTTCTTTCACGAGTACAAGCGTGCAGGTAAAAAAATGCCCGTTTCAGTAGCTATTGGTGGCGATCCGCTTTATATTTGGTGCGGGCAAGCACCGCTTCCAAAGGGAATTTTTGAACTTTTGCTTTATGGTTTTATCCGCAAAGAGCCAGCCAAACTTGTAAAATCCTTAACGAATGAAATTTACATCCCGTACGATGCAGACTACGTGATAGAGGGCTTTGTGGATACGGCTAAGTGTGAGCTTGAAGGCCCATTTGGCGATCACACTGGATTTTATACACCTATCGAGCCTTTTCCGGTGATGGATGTAACGGCGATAACTAGTAAGCGTGAGCCGATATTTCACGCGACTGTGGTTGGAAAGCCGCCACTTGAGGATAAATATATGGGCTGGGCGACTGAGCGGGTTTTTCTGCCGCTTTTACGCACGACGGTACCGGAGCTTTTAGACTACAACATGCCTGAAAATGGCGTTTTTCACAACCTAATCTTAGCCAAGATAAATACGCTCTATCCAGCTCATGCAAAGCAGGCCATGCACGCATTTTGGGGCGTTGGGCAGATGAGCTTTGTAAAACATGCCATTTTTGTTGGAGCCGATGCGCCTGAACTTAAAGATTATGATGAATTTACTAGCTTTGTTTTAAATCGTTTTGGTAGCCAGAGTGTGCTAATAAGCCAAGGCGTGTGCGATCAGCTTGATCACGCTAGTCCAAATTCGTGTTTTGGTGGCAAACTCGGCGTAGATGCGACGCAAGACTTTTGTAAATTTAGCCCAGTGGTTTTAAACGACAGCGAGCTGTTGGCTAAATTTCAAAGCGTTACGCCAAATGTAAAAGAGCTTAAGCAGTTTAAAGTGGATACCAAAACGCCTATTTGTGTGGTGAAATTTAAAAAAGACTGTGTGGTAAAAGATCTTTTTGACAAGCTTTTGACATTTAGAGAATTTTTCAAACTCCTTATCGTTGTGGATATGCAAAATCACCTTGAAAACCCATATATGCTACTTTGGCGTGTGACAAATAATATCGATGCTTTGCGTGATATTTTCATAGATGGTGAAAATTTCTGCGTAGATGCCACTAGCAAAGATGAGTGCGAAGGATATACTAGAGGCTGGCCGTTACAAACGGATTGTGACCGCGAAGTAGTTGCTGATCTAATTAAGCGCGGCATAGTAAAAGATGAGTCAGAGCTATTTAAAAAATTTGAAATATTTGGTTAG
- the hemC gene encoding hydroxymethylbilane synthase produces the protein MKEIKIATRKSILALWQSEHIKARIEAQHKGVKVVLEGMKTKGDVILDTPLAKIGGKGLFTKELEDSMLKGETDIAVHSLKDVPVVFPEGLKLAAICSREDTRDAMISEKFAKFSDLPHGAKVGTTSLRRKMQLLIMRPDLEIISLRGNVQTRLRKLKEGEFDAIILAMAGINRLNIKAEVAHIYTFGFDEMIPAMGQGALGVEARDEKKILDEISFLNDETAVIETTIERDFVSVLEGGCQVPIGISARLKGDEISIDVIVGLPDGSEFIKDSLKVSKDKFQSVGKELAHKFIEKGAKELLKRAEEMA, from the coding sequence ATGAAAGAGATAAAAATAGCAACTAGAAAGAGTATCTTAGCGCTTTGGCAAAGCGAGCATATCAAGGCTAGGATAGAGGCGCAGCACAAGGGCGTGAAGGTCGTGCTTGAGGGCATGAAGACAAAGGGCGACGTGATCCTTGATACGCCACTTGCGAAGATCGGCGGCAAAGGGCTTTTTACAAAAGAGCTTGAAGATAGTATGCTAAAAGGCGAGACTGACATCGCGGTGCATAGCCTAAAGGATGTGCCAGTAGTCTTTCCAGAAGGACTTAAACTAGCAGCGATTTGCTCACGTGAGGATACTAGAGATGCGATGATAAGTGAGAAATTTGCTAAATTTAGCGACTTGCCACACGGCGCAAAGGTTGGCACAACGAGCCTACGCCGCAAGATGCAGCTACTTATCATGAGGCCTGATCTTGAGATTATCTCGCTTCGTGGAAATGTACAAACTAGACTTAGAAAGCTAAAAGAGGGTGAATTTGACGCGATCATTTTGGCGATGGCTGGCATAAATCGCTTAAATATCAAGGCTGAAGTAGCGCACATCTACACATTTGGCTTTGACGAGATGATACCTGCGATGGGTCAGGGCGCTCTTGGGGTAGAGGCTAGAGATGAGAAGAAAATTTTAGATGAGATCTCTTTTTTAAACGACGAAACTGCGGTTATAGAAACGACTATCGAGCGTGACTTTGTAAGCGTTTTGGAGGGCGGCTGCCAGGTACCAATAGGTATAAGCGCAAGGCTAAAAGGGGATGAAATTTCTATCGATGTGATCGTTGGTCTGCCTGATGGAAGCGAGTTTATAAAAGATAGCTTAAAGGTCAGTAAAGACAAATTTCAAAGCGTTGGCAAGGAACTAGCTCATAAATTTATAGAAAAAGGGGCGAAAGAACTTCTAAAACGCGCTGAAGAGATGGCGTAG